The following are from one region of the Magallana gigas chromosome 4, xbMagGiga1.1, whole genome shotgun sequence genome:
- the LOC117683153 gene encoding LOW QUALITY PROTEIN: E3 ubiquitin-protein ligase PDZRN3 (The sequence of the model RefSeq protein was modified relative to this genomic sequence to represent the inferred CDS: inserted 2 bases in 1 codon; deleted 2 bases in 1 codon; substituted 2 bases at 2 genomic stop codons) yields MNGKTVDSLNLMSLFFDQGHMEEEGGTTDAATTENSLHKHEKDSGVGRTDESTRNNESSEQDPDTECTNSPAATSKFRRKKPNYSDDSVLSNEVTDVTDYSNECDSFRAHLESRCANEMEGSPHKNSKRKERQVSSIERELALLNKEMETINMECQEMCDKHTKDLGKNQLQREALTIKSPRIVPRMGXLYDNPNSLDRRNTLPKQVSQQTKSACDKDASTTTSAYNTGESCRSTPLTLELNQASDEGDFKNSMLCLAPSNTYVSALSDTEKQTQTPCGQNEGSSDEYASIGPGLEASASLRKQNCMGESLQDLYMQYADVMYINQANLQHTIAIQQKLFQQQIEQNPMRSRKNNGVSQQPPSSGASXVSGQVENKSRDSPNVSKDSPNITRDSPNATPPDSSGEMXWVVKRRPDGTRYITRRPMKSKLLKERAKKISEERCGMTTDDDAMSELKFGRYWSKEERKKHIEKARDHKRKRECMMKAKMETVKEAEEKKEINIVELSHRKMMKHKNKKVLDNFVTVQEMLAHGSRVTDGKTYNPLLSVTTV; encoded by the exons aTGAATGGTAAAACTGTCGATTCTCTTAACCTTATG TCTCTTTTCTTTGATCAGGGACACATGGAGGAGGAAGGGGGAACCACCGACGCGGCCACCACCGAGAACTCGCTCCACAAACACGAGAAAGACAGTGGGGTGGGGCGCACGGACGAAAGCACACGCAACAACGAGAGCTCGGAGCAG GATCCAGACACAGAGTGCACTAATTCTCCGGCCGCGACATCCAAGTTCCGTCGGAAGAAGCCAAACTACAGTGATGACAGTGTGTTGTCTAATGAAGTGACCGATGTCACGGACTACAGCAACGAGTGTGACAGTTTCCGTGCTCACTTGGAGAGCAGATGTGCTAACGAGATGGAGGGCTCGCCGCACAAAAACTCAAAGAGAAAGGAAAGGCAA GTGAGCAGTATTGAGCGAGAACTCGCGCTTCTGAACAAAGAAATGGAAACTATTAACATGGAATGTCAGGAAATGTGTGACAAACACACAAAGGACCTAGGCAAGAATCAGCTTCAGCGTGAAGCTTTGACAATTAAAAGTCCAAGAATTGTACCCAGAATGGG ATTATATGACAACCCAAATTCTTTGGATCGTCGCAACACCTTACCTAAACAGGTTTCTCAGCAGACGAAGTCAGCGTGTGACAAAGACGCATCTACCACAACTAGTGCTTACAACACGGGAGAGAGCTGTCGCAGCACGCCACTGACTCTAGAACTGAATCAGGCCTCAGACGAAGGCGACTTCAAGAACTCCATGCTGTGTCTGGCTCCCTCCAACACATACGTCTCCGCGCTGAGTGACACCGAGAAACAGACACAGACCCCGTGCGGTCAGAACGAGGGGTCCAGTGATGAGTACGCTAGCATCGGGCCAGGGCTCGAGGCATCCGCAAGTCTCCGCAAACAGAACTGTATGGGCGAGTCCCTTCAGGACCTGTATATGCAGTACGCCGACGTTATGTACATCAACCAGGCCAACCTACAACACACCATAGCCATCCAGCAGAAACTGTTCCAGCAACAAATTGAGCAGAACCCAATGAGGAGCAGAAAGAACAATGGCGTCTCCCAGCAGCCTCCATCTTCTGGTGCTAGCTAAGTCAGTGGTCAGGTGGAGAATAAATCCAGAGACAGTCCGAATGTCTCTAAAGACAGCCCCAATATTACCAGAGACAGCCCAAATGCCACACCTCCAGACAGTAGCGGTGAAATGTAGTGGGTGGTGAAACGTCGGCCAGATGGTACACGCTACATTACACGCCGTCCAATGAAAAGTAAGCTTCTGAAGGAGAGAGCAAAGAAAATCTCAGAGGAACGTTGTGGAATGACCACAGATGATGATGCAATGAGTGAACTGAAATTCGGACGTTATTGGTCAAAGGAGGAGCGTAAAAAGCATATAGAAAAGGCACGCGACCATAAGCGAAAACGCGAGTGCATGATGAAAGCTAAAATGGAGAca gttaaagAAGCTgaggaaaagaaagaaataaacattGTGGAACTTAGTCATCGAAAGATGATGaaacataaaaacaagaaaGTGTTAGACAATTTTGTGACTGTGCAGGAGATGCTGGCTCACGGAAGTCGAGTGACAGACGGGAAAACGTACAACCCGCTGCTGTCCGTGACGACAGTTTGA
- the LOC105344902 gene encoding uncharacterized protein has protein sequence MDPASTTYRVHQCSKCQGDTEYFCESCPCDLCQKCKENHVKNLKTIDHNVVSHHEKFNDIPKQELCLRHPSHVYIKYCEPCQVPVCDSCFGHKSHRFPVYLFRQNKSKILSLQGAYKTKRQQHRGTIHTIRSEALFYRPVLLPGITDDIKTCRKEFSRYQSEMLTKAQTLKHLINKLRKDFMKNVFCDFDFKHRCLKQKIEANRHIVSLQRYVHMYEQSTFSALQFLSSIKTALHQIHLTLHTSQLSMTESLNKEDVMESLSAIQITERGNRRVGNQCLLKLTSGAEFHQSLTLTGVDGCYHISCVTSDRVWVNDDENNLMLTDTTGVPLHRVEDPCRGDIFGNGLHTVNSESELIYIDRNDNINKLSKDMKTTTTFIERTDSTWLPRCVYWSPSTGDLLVGMYREITEYTETGKVTRYNQSGQLTQTIQNHNTGLGLYRQPRYITENNNGDVVVSDRRAVVVTERGGRHRFSYTGPPSGSRLQPCGICTDALSHILMCDFGTHTVQMIDVDGQFLSHLLIRPSGIFLPCSLGYDVNTHRLWVGSQYNKTVVIYRYITRQDALTDTADKLHTSQLSMTESLNKEDVMESLSAIQITERGNRRVGNQCLLKLTSGAEFHQSLTLTGVGSCYHISCVTSDRVWVSDYRNNLILTDTTGVPLHRVEDSRSGLYGLHTVNSESELIYIDRNDNINKLSKDMKTTTTFIETTDSTWRPQCVYWSPSTGDILVGMYNDDTKTGKVTRYNQNGQLTQTIQNDNTDLGLYCRPIYITENNNGDVVVSDYWSSTVVVTERGGRHRFSYTGHPSGSVLDPHGICTDALSHILVCDDRTNTVQMIDKDGQFLSHLLTKSQEMGEPCSLSYDVNTHHLWVGSRYYNNKVCVYSYIDTQDALTDEETHSSGMEAMFSSSDGEAMLSSTPAIEWR, from the exons ATGGACCCAGCAAGTACAACATATAGAGTACATCAATGCTCTAAGTGTCAGGGGGACACAGAGTACTTTTGCGAatcgtgtccatgtgatctCTGTCAAAAGTGTAAAGAAAACCATGTGAAAAACCTCAAAACAATAGACCATAATGTTGTGTCACATCATGAGAAATTCAACGACATCCCAAAACAAGAACTTTGTTTGAGACATCCTAGCCATGTTTATATAAAGTACTGTGAACCGTGTCAAGTTCCTGTGTGTGATTCTTGTTTTGGACATAAATCTCATAGATTCCCTGTTTATCTCTTTCGACAAAATAAGAGCAAGATTCTAAGCTTACAAGGAGCTTATAAAACAAagcgacaacaacacagaggaaccattcacaccatcagaagtgaggctctcttttacagacctgttctcctgCCAGGAATCACAGATGACATCAAAACCTGTCGCAAAGAATTCTCCCGCTatcaatcagagatgttaacaaaggcccagACACTGAAGCATCTCATTAACAAACTGAGAAaagatttcatgaaaaatgtgttttgtgactttgatttcaaacacagatgtttaaaacagaagATAGAAGCAAACAGACATATTGTCAGCCTACAGAgatatgtacacatgtatgaGCAGTCAACATTCAGTGCTCTACAATTCCTCTCCTCCATAAAGACAGCCCTCCACCAGATACATCttacactccacaccagccagctctccatgactgagtcactcaacaaggaggatgtgatggagtcactgagtgcaatccaaatcacagagagaggaaaccgacgcgtaggaaaccagtgtctgctgaaactgacgtctggtgctgagttccatcaatctctcacacTGACAGGTGTTGATGgttgttatcacatttcctgtgtgacatcagaccgggtctgggtcaatgatgatgaaaacaatctcatgttgacagacacaacaggtgtccctctacatcgtgtggaggatcCATGTCGTGGTGATATATTTGGTAAcggattacacacagtgaacagtgagagtgaactgatttatatagataggaatgataacatcaacaaactgtcaaaggatatgaaaacaaccaccacatttatagagagaacagactctacatggttaccacggtgtgtgtactggtccccgtccactggggatctactggtcgggatgtataGAGAGATTACAGAGTATACAgagacaggcaaggtaacccggtacaaccagagtggacaactcacacaaaccatacagaaCCACAACACAGGACTGGGGCTGTATAGACAACCTcgctatataacagagaacaacaatggggatgtcgtggtgtctgaccgtcgtgctgtagtggtgacagagcgtggaggaagacatcgtttctcctacacaggacctcCATCAGGATCACGACTACAGCCatgtggaatctgtactgacgcgctgtcacacatcctgatGTGTGATTTTGGAACCCACACAGTACAGATGATAGACgtggacggtcagttcctgtcacatctactgataagACCATCAGGGATATTCCTTCCATGTAGCCTgggttatgatgtcaacactcaccgtctctgggttgGATCACAGTACAACAAGACGGtggttatatacaggtatatcaccagacaggatgctctgacag ACACTGCTGATAaactccacaccagccagctctccatgactgagtcactcaacaaggaggatgtgatggagtcactgagtgcaatccaaatcacagagagaggaaaccgacgcgtaggaaaccagtgtctgctgaaactgacgtctggtgctgagttccatcaatctctcacacTGACAGGTGTTGGTAgttgttatcacatttcctgtgtgacatcagaccgggtctgggtcagtgattaTAGAAACAATCTCatcttgacagacacaacaggtgtccctctacatcgtgtggaggattcaCGGAGTGGTTTATatggattacacacagtgaacagtgagagtgaactgatttatatagataggaatgataacatcaacaaactgtcaaaggatatgaaaacaaccaccacatttatagagacaacagactctacatggagaccacagtgtgtgtactggtccccgtccactggggataTACTGGTTGGGATGTATAACGATGATACAaagacaggcaaggtaacccggtacaaccaaaatggacaactcacacaaaccatacagaaCGACAATACAGATCTGGGACTGTATTGTAGACCtatctatataacagagaacaacaatggggatgtcgtggtgtctgactatTGGTCTAGtactgtagtggtgacagagcgtggaggaagacatcgtttctcctacacaggacatccatcaggatcagtACTAGACCCAcatggaatctgtactgacgcgctgtcacacatcctggtgtgtgatgataGAACCAACACAGTACAGATGATAgacaaggacggtcagttcctgtcacatctactgacaaaATCACAAGAGATGGGTGAACCATGCAgtctgagttatgatgtcaacactcaccatctctgggtcggatcacgGTACTACAACAACAAGGTGTGTGTCTACAGTTATATAGACAcacaggacgctctgacag ATGAGGAAACACACTCCTCTGGTATGGAGGCCATGTTTAGCTCCAGTGATGGGGAGGCCATGCTAAGCTCAACACCAGCCATAGAATGGAGATAG